A window of Chryseobacterium aquaeductus genomic DNA:
TCGCTCCGGGAACACGGTCTTCTGAAACTGCGATTACAAAACGGTTTTTGAAACGTTCAAAAAGCTGCATAGCTTCATCACCCACGGTTTTGTAGTTGCTGTTGTAGTTGGTAATTTCGTACCCTTTTGTGAGTCTTCCGTAGCCTCGCGACAGCACTCCAGTTCTGTAAAATTTAGAGAGAGATTTAGCAAGATACATCACCATTGGCGATTTTCCGCTTCCGCCCACAGACAGATTACCGACATTGATAATCGGAGTCTTAAATTTCGTAGATTTGAATATTCCCAGATCATACATTGTGTTACGGATGCCCGTTACCATGTGATAACCCAAAGAAAAAGGATAGAGATACCATCTTTTCATACGTTGGCAAAAATAAGAATTTTACAGACGATTTTGTAGATTATATCTATGATTTATCAACATTTATTTTAAAAAATCGTTTCTTAATTATTATTAAATTAAATTATTTTTGCAATATCGTTTTTAAATCTAATTTTGAAATAAGCAATCTGTTTTACATTGAGGTATTTTATAGAATTTTCATACAACGGCAAAAATTATTTTGGCTATCAGATTCAGCCCAAAGAAATTTCTGTACAAGAGGAGTTAGAAAGAGCACTTTCTACCATTTTGCGCGAATCTATCAAAACTACAGGAGCCGGACGAACCGACACAGGAGTTCATGCCAAGAAGATGTTTGCTCATTTTGAAACCGAACAAACGCTTAGTGATCAATTATCTCACAAACTCAATAGTTTTCTTCCGGCTGATATTTCTGTGAAGAGAATTTTTAAGGTGAAAGATGATTTTCATGCAAGGTTTGACGCTACTTTTAGAACGTACGAATATTATATTTCTTTAGATAAAAATCCTTTTACGCAAGATTCTGCGTGGCAACTCTGGAGAAGAAATATTGATGTGAAAAAGATGAACGATGCCTGTAAAATTCTTTTTGAATATGAAGATTTTACCAGTTTTGCAAAACTGCACACCGACAACAAAACCAATCTCTGCAAAATGTATAAAGCAGAATGGGAACAACACGGAAGCGAATTGAAATTTACCGTTTCTGCCAATAGATTTTTAAGAAACATGGTAAGAGCAATCGTAGGAACAATGGTTGAAGTGGGATCCGGGAAAATGCAACCTGAAGATCTCAGAAAAGTCATTGAAAACAAAAACAGAAACTCTGCAGGAACTTCTGCACCCGCTCACGGACTTTTTTTGGTGGATGTGGGATATGAATTTGAGTGAGATTTTATAATTTACCTCACTCTCGCCACTTAAAAACTGGAATCTTTGTTTATAAAATAAAAAACCAAGTAAAGGCAAGAAAAACTTCCATAATATTCATTCTGTAAATAACAAGACTCGGAAATTTTCTATCACTATTTGACGGAGTTGTAAAGGCTGTAAAATTTTAAAGTCTTATTTTTGCAAAGAATTTTTTCAAATTAATTCCTTACGTCAATTTCGATAATGAAAAAACAAGATACTTGGGCAATAGTAAAGAGGCTTTTCTTCATCGGTATGAAGTTTCGTTCCTGGTTTATTTTTACCCTTATTATTTCTATTATACTGTCCATAGTTTCTACTTACAGACCTTATCTCACAATGCAGATCGTAGATAATGACATTACAAAGCTGAAAGATAAAGCCTTGATGATGAAGCATATTTATGCTTTGGTTGGTTTGGTTTTTGCCGAGACGATATTAAATTTCTTTTTGGTTTATTTTTCAAACTATATTTCGCAAAATGTCATCAGAGATATTCGTGAAAGACTTTACAATAAACTCATCTATTTCAGGACAGCATTTTTTGATAAAACTCCGATCGGACAATTAGTAACTCGTGCCGTAGGTGATGTAGAAACCATTGCAACAGTTTACACAGACGGTTTTCTGATGGTTTTCGGAGATGTATTGAGAATTATCTTTGTCCTGTTTATGATGTTTCAGGTTGATGTGCATCTGAGTTATATTTCTTTGGCGATTTTACCTTTAATGGTCGTTATTACAAGGTTTTTTCAAAAAAGATTGAAAAAAGCTTTTACTGATGAAAGAGCGTGGACTTCTACGCAAAACTCTTTCGTGCAGGAAAGATTAGCAGGAATGCCGATTATACAGGTATTCAACAGACAACAAGCTGAGTTTAAAAAGTTTGATGACATTAATATCACCTTGAAAAGTGCTTTGCTGCGAACTGTCTTTATCTTCTCTTTGTTTTTTCCTGTAGTTGAATTGATTTCTTCACTTTTTATTGGTTTCGTGTTGTTTTACGGAGGTTATATTACTATTAGTGCGGGAGTTGTGATCGCGTTTATTCAGTTTATTTCGATGCTGATTCGCCCTCTGAGACAGATTGCAGATCGATTTAATAATATTCAGAGAGGAATTGTGGGTGCCGAAAGAGTTTTAGGAATTATGGATGAAGAGTACGCCATGCCGAATAATGGTAAAGTTGCAAAGAACCATTTCAACGGAAAGATAGAATTTAAGGATGTTCGTTTCGCTTATGATGACAAGCAGGAGGTTTTAAAAGGTATAGATTTTAAAGTTAACCCCGGAGAAACTGTAGCTATCGTTGGAGCGACCGGAGCAGGAAAATCTACAATTATAAGTTTGATTACGAGATTGTATGATATCAATTCCGGAGAAATTTTCATTGACGATGTTGAGTTGAAAGATTATGAATTATATAATCTGAGAAGTCACATCGGCGTAGTTTTACAAGATGTTTTTTTGTTCCACGGAAGTATTTTTGAGAATCTTGCTTTCGGAGATGATAGTGTAACTTTAGAGAAAATAAAAGCCGGTGCAAAAGAAATCGAAGTGGATGATTTTATCGAAAGTCTTCCTGGCGGTTACGAATATGTTGTGAGCGAAAGAGGGTCGTCTATTTCTCTCGGACAGAGGCAGTTACTGTCTTTCTTGCGTGCTTATCTTTCTGATCCTAAAATTTTAATTCTGGATGAGGCAACCTCTTCAATTGACCACGAAAGTGAAAAACTGATTCAAAGAGCAACTGAAAAAATTACCAAAAACAGAACTTCAATCATTATTGCACACAGACTTTCAACCATCGAAAAAGCTGATAAAATTATTGTAATGGATCAGGGTAAAATCGTTGAAGAAGGAAAGCATCTAGAGCTTCTGGATCAAAACGGCTACTATGCTACTTTATACAAAGCTCAATTGCGACACGAGGTTGAAGTAGACGAAAAATTATAAACCATAAGGTGTAAATCCTAAATCTTTTTTCCAAGTATTTCCGTATTTTGCTGTGAGGTTTTTGGCGACAATCTGATTGTTTTCTTTGGCTTTTCCAGCCATGTATTTACTGATTACGCAATTTTGGTAGTTTACAGCAATTCCATATTTGTTTTTAAATTCGTCATGGTTTTTAGACATGATCCCAAACTGGATGAAGTGCAGCGGTTTGTCAGAATTTTGTGTTTTCCCGGTTTGATGATCATTTTTTACGTTCTTCAGTGTACTAAGTTCAGTGGTTTGTGCTGAAGCCAGAAAAGAACTGCTTACTAAAACAATCAGTATAAATGAATTGAATGTCTTCATGATTTATTTTTCATATTTGATGCTGAAATTTCTACAGAGTTAAATTCAAAGTGAATTGAAGTACCAATAGATTTTTACTAAATAAATCTAGTTTGATACCAAAACACAGTATTTGTTAACATTTGGTTCATATTAAATTAATTTTCTATTCACAATAGAGAAGTTAGGTATAGTTTTTGATATTTAGTGTTTTAATAAAAAAAACAGCGAACCATATGGTTAATTTAAAATAATTAACTAATTTTAGTAAAAATTTGATTCAGCTGTCAAAATAAGTAGGGGTTGATCAATTAATTATTAACAATTTATACCTTTAAGTAAAATGGAAGTGATGAATAATATACAAGATGAATTTCAAGTCTTAAAAGAAGAACTTAAGAAATTAAATATTGACGTACAAAAAGTGGTAAAAGTAGGAAATGGAAGTATGGATTTCCATGAAGTCTTTTATAAATCTCCCAGATATGATGATATAAGAACAGTCTACGTTCAACGTCACACTTTAGATCACCTTATTGAAAAATTTAAGGATGCTTATAAATAAAACATACCGTTCACAAATCGTGAACGGTATGTTTTTATAATATTTAAATTAAAATCTGTATCCCAAAGAGAAGCCGCTACGAAATCCTGCCCAAGGTCCGTCTACCTTTACTCTTGCGCCATTTGGATTAGTTTCTACCGTATAATCTACAAACGGAATATCAAGATTTTCGATTTCCTGTTTTAGCTGAGCCTGCATTTCAGGAGTAAGAACAATATCGCTCGTTAAACTGAAATCTCCTCTTCCTGATCCATAATGTGCTCCTGCGATCCAGAAATCTAATACAAAACTGTGCTGTTTATTAAGGAAAAACTGCGCGCCTACCATCAATCCGCCACTGTTTCCTTTTGCATCTCCCAAACCTTTTAATGGTATAGGAACTGTAGTCCCGAACGCTGTATAATCGTAGTTGAAATCAAAAGTATTGGTAGAGACTTTAGAATATCGATAATAGGGAGCAAAATAAAATCCTTTTCCGTATCCTTCACCAATGTAAAATCGTGGCTCGATCGTAAAGTTGGTGGCTTTGATTTTTAGATTCTGAAAGTCTTTTTCATCCTCTTCATTTAGAAATGCATTCATGAAGGGAACTTTTCCTTCCGCTACCGTTCCGAAGCCTACATTGACAGCAAACCAGCGATTGATTGATCTTTCGTAAGATAAATTGATATTTCTGAAAGCATATCCCGTAATGTTGGTTTTGATAATATTCATTTTATCTTCCGGAACTGTGCTCACATCTGAAGTGATGATTTCTTGTGCACCAACTTTTGAAATTAGAAGGCAGGAAGCAAATAGTAGTAGTTTTTTCATGGTGTTAAATTATTCGTTAAGTGGTGTTAAGTTATATAAAAAGCTGCCCGATAAGATGAAAAGTAAAAGAACAGTTTAATACGATTATGTTAAATCAAAAACCATTCTAAAGATTGAGAACGGCAATTAATATTTTTAAATATTTAAAAATAATTAGTTTTTAATGAACTTTATGCTTTCAGATTGAGATTTATTTCCTGAAAATTTAATAAAATAAGCAGAAGCTGGTAGATCTGAAATAGTGATTTTTCCTGCTTTTAAATCTGAAGTTTTTATCAGTTTACCGTCTAGACTGTAGATATTAGCTTTAGAATAGTCCGAAATTTCACCTTTAAATTCAATAAAATCATGTGAAGGATTTGGGTAAATTTTGAAACGGTCTTTCTTTACAATATCTGATACAGATAAAAATGTTTCGTTTAAAGCCTGTGCAACATTGGTTGTCTGTGGTGTTCCCTGTACAGTTATTACAGCGTTGGTTGTGCTCAATAATGGGAATTTATGCGCACTGTCGTAGTAGGTGTAAGCAGTATTAACTACACTTCCTACCGGTAAACCAAATACGGTAAGGGAAAAATTCTGTATCGATTTTATTCTCAAAACATTGGTATATGTTTTTGCGCCAATCAACAGAGTTCCTGCTGCATCAGCGGTAATATTGATGGTTCCGCTAAAATTTCCTGAACCTGCTGTCGCCGAAAACGTACCGGATGCGGTATCGCTCTCCGAATATCCGAATGCTGCAGGATAGCTGATAAAAGTGCCGTTGTTGCCAGAGAAATTCAGTGTGGCATCAGGAGTTACCAATCCGGTAATTTCCAATTTTGTTGCAGTTTGTTTGTAATAAACCGTGTTTCCGCCACCTGTCATTTTTATTGTACTTCCCGGAAAAGTAGATATTTCGCTGGAAGTTGGTGCTGAATAATTGGTAGCAGATGCAGAACCTGCTGTCAGGCTGCTATTTGAAAACGTTGCATTATTACCGGTTGCTGAATTATTAACCGTTCCGTTGACGTTAACATTATTGATGGTTTCACCAATAACTGGATCATTAAAAGCTTTGGTAATCGTAGTTTGAGCAGAAAGAATCGTAGCTGAAGTCAGTAAAAAAAATAAAGTTGCTTTCATATTTAATTTTTTTTTGTGAAGATAATTAAAAAATAAAGCCTTTGAAGCAAATATTTGATAACGGCTAGCTTCTCAGGATTTTTTCCATCTTTTTTCCCTTTGCCAATTCATCAATCAACTTGTCGAGGTAACGGATATTTCGCATCAGTTCATCCTCAATCTCTTCTACCCGATAACCACAAATCACACCTTTGATCAACGCAACCTTCGAATTCATTTGTGGAGCATCAGCAAAGAATGTTTTGAAATCTATTTTGTTATTGAGAACTTCCTGAAAACTGTTTTCATCATATCCAGTAAGCCAAAAAATGATTTGGTGAACTTCTTCTTTCGTGCGTCCTTTCTTTTCAGCTTTTGTGATGTAGTGCGGATAAACGCTTGCGAATGCTGTTGTGAAAATTCTGGTGTTTTGCATGAAATTTTTTCTTTGTGAGAAATTTTAAAAGGTGTTTTCTTGATTTTCTTTACTATTTGCAATTGTCGATTTACAAAGTTTTTCTAAAATTTCAATATTGATGTCTGACAGCTTCTTGATGTAAATGCAGGCTTTTCCCATTTTAAATTTTCCTAAATCATTTAATAAAGAATTGTTTTCTTCAGTAGGAGAATAAACATACAGAGAAAATTCAGCTTTTCGGGGTGAAAATCCGATTATTAAGTTATCGCCTTCATGTCCACTTGCATATTTATAATGATAAGAGCCAAATCCAATAATTGTTGGTCCCCACATTTTTGGCGAAAATCCTGACCACTCGCTCATCAATTTAATAAGCTGAAAACTGTCTGCTTTCTTCTGTTCGTTGTCAACATAAGAATTGATAAATTCGGTTACGCTGACTTCTGTTTCGTTAGTTTTGTTTGCTTTAGCCATACTATAAAATTGAATTAAAGATAACAAATAACACGCAATATTTAAAGTACAAATAAATGAAAGTAATGCTTATTTGTTAAGAATTACGCTGAATATTATTTCAGGAAATTTTGCCGGTATCACAATCTAATAAACTGTGTGATTTTTCAGAGACAAAGATCTCGTAATTTCCGGAATTGTCCGTAAATTCTTGAGAATAAATTTCTGTGAAAAAAAAAGCCGCACAGTTTTATCGTGCGGTTGTAGGGTATCTAGCTAATAGTATATGTGTGAAGTATTTTATTCAGCAACCTCCTTTACGAACAATTCTTTTAAAAATTACTTTACGATCTCGTTCCAGATATCCACAAGATATGATGGGATAAGAATACTTTGGTGCGTGCGCTACATAACGGCTTTTTAAAATTATTTTGTCGTTCACTTTCAGGTTGCGCAATTGCTCAAGTTGAGATTTTTCTGCATCAAAAGTTACAATGTAATCTTCATCATTAATTCTTACCATCACTCCGAAACCTAATCTAGAGCCCGGCGGAAGAGAAAGAGAGGTTACAACTCCTTCCATATTGGTGTAATTTGTAATGTGCTTCCAAATTTTAGCTTCGGCAGCATACACTTTTTTACCTCGGGGAGATACTTCCCATTCTTTGAACTTTTTACCGGCAGGGGTAGCTTCCCATTTTTTCATTTCGGCATTCTTTTCAATTGCAGACAGTTGCTTTTGAACCGGCTTCTTGGTAGGTTCATTCTTGATTTCTCGATTGGCGAATAAGAATCCGCTCACTACAAGCAGTGGTAGAATGAGCGCAAAAATTACTTTTTTCATAGTAGTTGTAGGTTTTATTAAATTATATTTGAATATTCTCTATCCATAATAATGCTTAATTTAACGCAAGGTTAAACAAAGAATTTTAAATACTGAATGTTTCTAAGTTATACAACGGCGTAAACTTAACAACGAAATACAGAGCATTTTTAATGATAACAGATTGCAGACCGTCATAAAATTACATTACATGCTCTGATGGGTCAGATATGGTAAGATCTCAATTAATTTTTTTTATGATCTCAAAGTTGACTTAGCGAAAATACTTTGATATTTTTTAGATTCAGGGATTTAGATTGTAAAAAAAAATGTAAACTTTGTAAATAATAACTTGACACGATGCATCTTAGTCAAAATCTCTTCTCAGGAAAGCGCAAATACATTTTTACGTTCGTAATGCTCTCACTGATCTTTGTCATTTGTGCCGCTTTCAGCACGGAGGATAAGTACGACTTTGATTTTGCCAAAAGGGAAGTGTTACTGCGCAGAATAGGACATGAGTTGCTTTTGCAGTCCGGCGATCGTACATCAAGAGTACTTCCGGTAAAAAAGATTGCAGAAAATGAATACCAGATCAGCTTTGAGAACGAACTTACTTTTCAGCCGGATTCTTTGGTAAATCTTACAAAGCGAGTGTTGGCAAAAGATCCGCTTGCAAATGATTATATCGTTAATGTTTTGAACTGTCGCAACTCCAGTATAGCTTACGGATATTCTGTATCGAAGAGTAAAAAAGATGATATTGTAGCCTGCTTGGGAAGAAAACAACTCAAGGCTTGTTATCTGATCAACATCAAATTTCAACCAACAGGACTCAACACAACAAAGAGCATTTACTTTTTTGGCGGTCTGTCATTTTTAGCATTGATAGGTTTTGTTTTATTAAGACCTAAATCTTTAAAATCAAGAAAAGATTTACCTGAAAATCAGCAAACTGATCTGTTCACTCTAGGCTCGGTATTGTTTGATGCAAAAAACAGAAAGCTCATCATTGATGATAAAACCATAGACCTTACCGCAACGGAAAGTCGGGTATTGTTCATTTTCGCATCATCACCAAACGAAATCATCGAGAGAAGCCGACTGCAAAAAGAAATCTGGGAAGATGATGGTGTCATTGTAGGTAGAAGTCTGGATATGTTCATCTCAAAACTCAGAAAAAAACTGGAGATTGATCCGAATATTAAAATTGTGGTGATTCGTGGAAAAGGGTACAGGCTGGAAATTAATTCTTAAAAAACCTTTTGGTCTAAATCGATCTAAGTATATGTTACTATTGATAATATTTGGATATCCTCCAGATTTGAAAAAGGGCTGTAAAGTACTGAAATATAATAAATTGTACTTGATTGCCTCTTCGAACTGGTTGAACGCCTCTTCGAAGTGGTTGATTGGCTCTTCGAACTGGTTGATCGGCTCTTCGAAGTGGTTGATCGGCTCTTCGAAACACTTGATTGTCTCTTTGAACAAGTTAATCGCTTCTTCGAAACGCTTGAACGCCTCAACGTAATGATTGATTGCCTTCACGAAGAAGTTGACCTCTTTAATGAATAAGTTGAAAATTATGTTGAAAACTAATCTTGTCAAGGTTAATTGCGAAAGGCAGATATTCAAAACGAGATTGTTACTGAGGGTGGGATATTTATTCCACAACACCATTTCCGGTGATGATTGATTCTTCCATTAAATCTACAATTTCAGAAACTGAAATTGAAAAGACACCGGCGATTCCCTGGTCAAATTCTTTTTTCCAATAATTGTAGCCGTCAATATAATCCGGAAGTTTGATTTTTCCGTTTTTTAATTCAGTGACACTTTTATTTAAAGCTTCCTCAGTAATTGGAATGTGCGTGAATTCCTTTGCAAAACCTTTTTCAACATTAGGGTTTCCTACTTTTAATCCGCCAATCGAGATGTGAATGACCTTTCCGTGTGTTGGATATTCTTCTATTTTTAAAATTTTCAGGGTAGAGTTTTCTTCGCTCTTGCGGGTTTTGTAATTCCACTCCTGACCGATGACGTATTTTGTGGTTTCTTGAGGTTTGCAATTGGAGAGAGAGAAAAATATGATAAAAGTTGAAAGGATTTGTGTTGTCATAAGATGGAAATATTTTTAATACTGCCGCAAAGTCGGGAGAATTTGCGGATTGAGCCGGGAGTCCATTTTCATCGGTTTATTTAGCAGAAAGCACTTCTTCGCCAATATCTGCAACCTGAATGCTTTTAATAGCTGATTTGGTTGAGGATGCTGTACTTCCGCCCATGATGTATAATTTGTTGTTATATATTTCTGCAGCAGCATGTCGTCTGGGGATCATATTGGATGATAACCGATGTAACTTATTGGTTTCTGTATCAAAATAGGCCAAAAAAGTTTGATTGTTGTAACCGCCTGCAATAAAAATCTTATTTCCGGATACCGCTAATGAATGACCCGATATCGCAGCAGGCATCGTATATTGCTCAGTCCACTGATTTTTGTTGAGATCGAACACATTGACCAAGCGTGATGACGTACCGTTAAAACCTCCAATGACATAAAGCTTATCATTCACAATTTTGCCCCTTGCTTCTCTGGCGTTAGGCATATTTGGTAACGGATGCCATGTATCTGAAGCAATATCATAGTATTGGAATCTATCAGAAAATACAGTGATTGCAGCATTGTTTAGTCCACTGCCTCCGAACGTATATATTTTTCCGTTATGGATGGCAGAACCCGCATTTCCTGTATAAGCACGATTAACCGCTCCCTTCTTTATTTTATGAGTTTCAAGGTCTACAATTTCAAGATGGCTGTTTCCCCACCCGTTAAAAATATAAATTTTATTATCGTAAGTCTCCGAATTAGCAAATCTTTTAGGAACCAAACTAGAGTTGATGATACTCCAGCGGTTATCTTTAATACTGT
This region includes:
- the truA gene encoding tRNA pseudouridine(38-40) synthase TruA, with amino-acid sequence MRYFIEFSYNGKNYFGYQIQPKEISVQEELERALSTILRESIKTTGAGRTDTGVHAKKMFAHFETEQTLSDQLSHKLNSFLPADISVKRIFKVKDDFHARFDATFRTYEYYISLDKNPFTQDSAWQLWRRNIDVKKMNDACKILFEYEDFTSFAKLHTDNKTNLCKMYKAEWEQHGSELKFTVSANRFLRNMVRAIVGTMVEVGSGKMQPEDLRKVIENKNRNSAGTSAPAHGLFLVDVGYEFE
- a CDS encoding ABC transporter ATP-binding protein, encoding MKKQDTWAIVKRLFFIGMKFRSWFIFTLIISIILSIVSTYRPYLTMQIVDNDITKLKDKALMMKHIYALVGLVFAETILNFFLVYFSNYISQNVIRDIRERLYNKLIYFRTAFFDKTPIGQLVTRAVGDVETIATVYTDGFLMVFGDVLRIIFVLFMMFQVDVHLSYISLAILPLMVVITRFFQKRLKKAFTDERAWTSTQNSFVQERLAGMPIIQVFNRQQAEFKKFDDINITLKSALLRTVFIFSLFFPVVELISSLFIGFVLFYGGYITISAGVVIAFIQFISMLIRPLRQIADRFNNIQRGIVGAERVLGIMDEEYAMPNNGKVAKNHFNGKIEFKDVRFAYDDKQEVLKGIDFKVNPGETVAIVGATGAGKSTIISLITRLYDINSGEIFIDDVELKDYELYNLRSHIGVVLQDVFLFHGSIFENLAFGDDSVTLEKIKAGAKEIEVDDFIESLPGGYEYVVSERGSSISLGQRQLLSFLRAYLSDPKILILDEATSSIDHESEKLIQRATEKITKNRTSIIIAHRLSTIEKADKIIVMDQGKIVEEGKHLELLDQNGYYATLYKAQLRHEVEVDEKL
- a CDS encoding FEKKY domain-containing protein → MKTFNSFILIVLVSSSFLASAQTTELSTLKNVKNDHQTGKTQNSDKPLHFIQFGIMSKNHDEFKNKYGIAVNYQNCVISKYMAGKAKENNQIVAKNLTAKYGNTWKKDLGFTPYGL
- a CDS encoding DUF3575 domain-containing protein; the encoded protein is MKKLLLFASCLLISKVGAQEIITSDVSTVPEDKMNIIKTNITGYAFRNINLSYERSINRWFAVNVGFGTVAEGKVPFMNAFLNEEDEKDFQNLKIKATNFTIEPRFYIGEGYGKGFYFAPYYRYSKVSTNTFDFNYDYTAFGTTVPIPLKGLGDAKGNSGGLMVGAQFFLNKQHSFVLDFWIAGAHYGSGRGDFSLTSDIVLTPEMQAQLKQEIENLDIPFVDYTVETNPNGARVKVDGPWAGFRSGFSLGYRF
- a CDS encoding T9SS type A sorting domain-containing protein; protein product: MKATLFFLLTSATILSAQTTITKAFNDPVIGETINNVNVNGTVNNSATGNNATFSNSSLTAGSASATNYSAPTSSEISTFPGSTIKMTGGGNTVYYKQTATKLEITGLVTPDATLNFSGNNGTFISYPAAFGYSESDTASGTFSATAGSGNFSGTINITADAAGTLLIGAKTYTNVLRIKSIQNFSLTVFGLPVGSVVNTAYTYYDSAHKFPLLSTTNAVITVQGTPQTTNVAQALNETFLSVSDIVKKDRFKIYPNPSHDFIEFKGEISDYSKANIYSLDGKLIKTSDLKAGKITISDLPASAYFIKFSGNKSQSESIKFIKN
- a CDS encoding DUF2200 domain-containing protein, yielding MQNTRIFTTAFASVYPHYITKAEKKGRTKEEVHQIIFWLTGYDENSFQEVLNNKIDFKTFFADAPQMNSKVALIKGVICGYRVEEIEDELMRNIRYLDKLIDELAKGKKMEKILRS
- a CDS encoding DUF1801 domain-containing protein, translated to MAKANKTNETEVSVTEFINSYVDNEQKKADSFQLIKLMSEWSGFSPKMWGPTIIGFGSYHYKYASGHEGDNLIIGFSPRKAEFSLYVYSPTEENNSLLNDLGKFKMGKACIYIKKLSDINIEILEKLCKSTIANSKENQENTF
- a CDS encoding winged helix-turn-helix domain-containing protein → MLSLIFVICAAFSTEDKYDFDFAKREVLLRRIGHELLLQSGDRTSRVLPVKKIAENEYQISFENELTFQPDSLVNLTKRVLAKDPLANDYIVNVLNCRNSSIAYGYSVSKSKKDDIVACLGRKQLKACYLINIKFQPTGLNTTKSIYFFGGLSFLALIGFVLLRPKSLKSRKDLPENQQTDLFTLGSVLFDAKNRKLIIDDKTIDLTATESRVLFIFASSPNEIIERSRLQKEIWEDDGVIVGRSLDMFISKLRKKLEIDPNIKIVVIRGKGYRLEINS
- a CDS encoding Kelch repeat-containing protein produces the protein MSTRRGAISSAIVGDNIYVSNGYKDTDGYANFIEKYSIKDNRWSIINSSLVPKRFANSETYDNKIYIFNGWGNSHLEIVDLETHKIKKGAVNRAYTGNAGSAIHNGKIYTFGGSGLNNAAITVFSDRFQYYDIASDTWHPLPNMPNAREARGKIVNDKLYVIGGFNGTSSRLVNVFDLNKNQWTEQYTMPAAISGHSLAVSGNKIFIAGGYNNQTFLAYFDTETNKLHRLSSNMIPRRHAAAEIYNNKLYIMGGSTASSTKSAIKSIQVADIGEEVLSAK